From Nocardia sp. NBC_00416:
CCACCACCCCACTGCAACTCTCCCCCGATCTGCGATTCGCCTCGCTGCAGAGCTATTACGACGGCGACCGGCAGTTGCTCGTCGCCACCAGCAACGCCGGACCCGGCGAACTCGATCGCACACTGGACCGGCTGGCCGCCGAACCCGACGGCTGGTACTCGCTGTCGGGCGATGTCCTGTTCACCGCCGTCGGCCGAGACCCCGTCGACTACGCCCTGCCCTCCGACACAGCGCAATCGAGCACGGACGCGGGGATATCGGCAACGATGCGCACCCTGCTGATCGCGGCGGGAGTGCTCGTGGCCGTCGGCCTCGTCGCGGCACTGTGGATCGCCGCTCGCGGCTTCCGCCCGGCGAACCGACGCTGAACACCATGCTGTGCGGCACGGCGGACCCGACCACCCGTGTCACGGTCCGCTGGCTGGTGCTGGTCGCATTCACCGGGCTCGCGTTCGGGCGCACCCTGGTCGACATCTGGATCGGCGCGAGCGAGGGCACCTCGATCGGGTACCTTTTCGCCCTGCCGTTGCTCGCGGCGGCCCTCGTGCTCGGCGTTCGGCGACGCGATAAGCCGGTACTGCCGATCCACGACCGGGAAACCGATGTCATCGTCGGACTCATCGGTCTGGTGGTGGCACTGTTCGTACAGCGACTGCTGCTCCCCCGTTACGCGCCGTTCTACGAGTTGTTCCACTTCGACGTGCTCGCGCTGACCCTGTTCGTGTTGTCGGGGGCCGTCCTGCTCTTCGGCGTGCGGGCCACCCTGCGCTACTGGGAAGTCTGGGTGTTGTTCCTGGTGGTCAACCCGATCACCTACCGGCTCATCGCCGTCGCGCTGGGCGGCGGCCAGGTCGCTTACGCGTTCGTCATGATCGTGGCATCCGCGGTCGCCCTGGCCTACGGATTCCATATCGGAAAGCCGCGGGTGGCCGCGGTAGCCGCGCTGGCCGTGTTCGTCGACACCGCCGTAGTGGCCGCGGTCGGCCAGTGGTATCCGAATCTACGTATCTCGCTGGTCACGGCCGGTGTGGTGGCGCTGTCGGCGCTGGTGGTGTGCGGCTGCGCGGTGATCCTGCACGAACCGCTGCCGCCGCGGGGTTCCGCGCCCCGCGTCGGCGGGGGCCCGGACAACCCGTGGTACGCGCTGGCCGTGCTCGCCGTCGCGACGCTGATCATCGCGATATCGCCGATGCCGCCCATGACGAGTGACGCGATCGCCGCGGGACCGGCTTACCAGGGTCCGACCGGTCTCGTGGTCCCGCCCGGCTGGCGCCAGACCGACCTGCAGAACCTGGACTGGCCGGTCCACTATTTCCACACCGAATCCACCTTCCTGCGCCAGACCATCCGCACCCTCGAGCCCAACCCCCGCTGGGACACCCTCGACCGCAATCGCACGGCCCAGATCGATCTCCTCACCGTGCGTTACGGCGCCGCCCTCGATGTCACGCCCACCCTCATCACCTACGACCTGCGGTATGCCCGGGTCAGCAATCCGCCGCGATCGGTCGACCTCGGCCGCGGCCTCACCGGGACCATGTACTCGGTCGTCGACGAGCGCATTCACCTCACCTGGAACTACCTCACCTTCACCTGGCGCCGCGACGGCGACCATATCCAGCGCGTCACGGTGATGACCGTCGACAACCACGAACCCGACGCCTACTTCCTACCGCCGGAACCCTCCGTGGCGGGTACGGCGTCGGCGATGATCGCCCTGCTCGCGCGCGGCGTCTCGGCGGTCACCGATACCGATCCGGATTTCAAGGACGCGGACCTGCTCGAAACGCTGGGCCGGCAACTGGTGGAGGTGCAGCCGTGGTGAACGACGATCCCTCGGATCGGCCGGACCTGGTCGCGGCCGCGCTGCACGACGCCGTGCACGGCCTGCGCGAGCGCCGGCCCGAGGCCTCCGCGGCGACGGTGGTGGTGCCCTGGCAACGCCGGGTGCTGATCGGGCTGCTGGCCGCGCTGGTCGTGGGCGCAGTGTTCGCCCGGACTCCGACACTGGTCGCGATCACCGTGGTGTGCACTGCCGCCTACGTGTGGACCCTGGTCGATCGCCTCATCCTGTTCTTGCGCGGCCTCGACGGCCGCAGCATCGTCGGTGTCACCGACGCCGAAGCCGAAGCGGCCACCGGCGATGTCCTGCCGCACTACACGATTCTCGTCCCCGCCTTCCACGAACCGGAAGTGATCGCGACGGTGATCGAGAACCTGGCGGCGCTCCGGTATCCGGCGGACAAACTCCAGATACTTCTCCTGCTCGAGGCAGACGACGACGCCACCATCGCCGCCGCCCGGGCCGTCGACGCACCGGAATCACTGCGGATCATCGAGGTGCCGCCCGCCGACCCCCGGACGAAACCGAAGGCGTGCAACTTCGGCCTGCATTTCGCCACCGGCGACATCGTCACCATCTACGACGCCGAGGACCGGCCCGACCCGCTGCAGTTGCGCCGCGCCGCGGTCGTCTTCGACCGACTGCCCGCCGACACCGCGTGTATCCAGGCGCGGCTGGCGTTCCACAACGGCGGCCAGAACCTGCTCACCGCCTGGTTCACCGCGGATTACGCGCTGTGGTTCGGCTTCGTGCTGCCCGGTCTGATGCGCGGGAACGCGCCGATTCCGTTGGGCGGCACCTCGAATCATCTGCGCCGCGACGTTCTCGACGAGATCGGCGCCTGGGACCCGTTCAATGTCACCGAGGACGCCGATCTAGGAGTCCGTATCGCCGAGAGCGGATATCACACGGCAGTGCTGGACTCGGTCACCTGGGAGGAGGCCAACAGCGATCCGGTCAACTGGATACGCCAACGTTCACGGTGGTACAAGGGCTATCTGCAGACCTGGCTGGTGCATATGCGCCGCCCGGTCCAGCTGTGGCGGACGCTGGGTCCGGTCGGCTTCTCGCGTTTCACGACCCTGATGGCCGGGACCCCGCTCATCGCCTGTCTCAACATGCTGTTCTGGCTGATCACCCTGGCCTGGCTGCTCGGCCAACCGCAGGCGGTGCAGGAGCAGTTCCCCGCCTACGTGTACTTCCCCGCCCTGTTCTGCCTCGTATTCGGCAATACGGCGGTGTTGTACATGAATCTGGTCGCCTGCCGGGAGAGCCGCCTGACCGTTCTGCTGCCGGCCGCGCTCACCGCACCGCTGTACTGGGTGTTGATGAGTGTCGCCGCGATCAAGGGCACCTACCAGCTGATCAGCAAACCGTCGTACTGGGAGAAGACCTTCCACGGGCTGCCCGGCGCCGCGGAACCGGAAGCGACGGGCGCGGCGCGATGAGGACGGCCCGGTGGTTGTTCGCCCTCGCCACCGTCGGCTACCTGGCCGCCGGTCTGTATCTGGCGATCGAACCCCACTACATTCTCGGTGATTCGCTGAGCCGGGTGTCCGCCGCCCGCAGTGTGCTGTTCAGCCGCGATCCGCACCTGGCGGCCATCGGATTCATCTTCACCCCGCTGACGACGGTCATCCAGCTACCGGTCGTATTACTCAGCCACTGGTGGCCGGTGCTGACTGCGTGGAACATTTCCGGTGTGCTCATGTCGGCGCCGTTCATGGCCGGCGCGGTGATCCAGATCCGCGGCATCTGCCTCGACCGCGGAGTACCGATCTGGCTGGTGTGGGTGCTGACCGCGCTCTTCGCGCTGAACCCGATGGTGATCTTCTACGCCGCCAACGGGATGAGCGAAGCGCCGTTCGTCTTCCTGCTGTGCTGGACCGCCCGCCGGTTGATCCGCTGGCTGCACACCGACGACGTCCACGATCTGTGCGTCGCCGGCATCGCCCTGGCCCTGGCGTATCTGACCCGCTACGACGCACTGCCTGCCGCAGCCGGAGTCACGGTCTTCGTGGCTGTCGTGACCTGGCTGCGGGCGCGCGACCGGCGCCGCGACCGGGTCACCGATACCGCGATGGACGCGCTCCTGGTCGCGGCGCCCACCGGGGTCGTGTTCGTGGTGTGGACGGTGACCAGCTGGCTGATCACCGGTGAACCCTTCCAGCAGTTCACGTCGAACTACGGCAACACCAGCATCATCGAACAGAGCGGCGGCGACGGGTCGACCATCGGCCCGCTCTACGGATTGGTCTTCTCGATCAGCGAGATCATGGTGCTCGGGCCCGCGTTGCCGATTCTGATACCTATCGCGCTGGCGCTGGCAT
This genomic window contains:
- a CDS encoding glycosyltransferase, which encodes MVNDDPSDRPDLVAAALHDAVHGLRERRPEASAATVVVPWQRRVLIGLLAALVVGAVFARTPTLVAITVVCTAAYVWTLVDRLILFLRGLDGRSIVGVTDAEAEAATGDVLPHYTILVPAFHEPEVIATVIENLAALRYPADKLQILLLLEADDDATIAAARAVDAPESLRIIEVPPADPRTKPKACNFGLHFATGDIVTIYDAEDRPDPLQLRRAAVVFDRLPADTACIQARLAFHNGGQNLLTAWFTADYALWFGFVLPGLMRGNAPIPLGGTSNHLRRDVLDEIGAWDPFNVTEDADLGVRIAESGYHTAVLDSVTWEEANSDPVNWIRQRSRWYKGYLQTWLVHMRRPVQLWRTLGPVGFSRFTTLMAGTPLIACLNMLFWLITLAWLLGQPQAVQEQFPAYVYFPALFCLVFGNTAVLYMNLVACRESRLTVLLPAALTAPLYWVLMSVAAIKGTYQLISKPSYWEKTFHGLPGAAEPEATGAAR
- a CDS encoding ABC transporter, which produces MRTARWLFALATVGYLAAGLYLAIEPHYILGDSLSRVSAARSVLFSRDPHLAAIGFIFTPLTTVIQLPVVLLSHWWPVLTAWNISGVLMSAPFMAGAVIQIRGICLDRGVPIWLVWVLTALFALNPMVIFYAANGMSEAPFVFLLCWTARRLIRWLHTDDVHDLCVAGIALALAYLTRYDALPAAAGVTVFVAVVTWLRARDRRRDRVTDTAMDALLVAAPTGVVFVVWTVTSWLITGEPFQQFTSNYGNTSIIEQSGGDGSTIGPLYGLVFSISEIMVLGPALPILIPIALALAWQRRDPEVLATGVVFGAVLVFATRNYMTGTTFPFLRFYMSAIPLMIVLACQLVPVRGEVPARRPGRHRRPRVTAPGARLAPAVFATAVVLVTPVITGALMMSPTLSVQQYALQEIVFPDPDDTSATRSEERRIIASFHTERELAQYLDTLGLPDSSVLMDTVYGFAVFTAADRPRTYIIPSDQDFITILNDPAAHGVRYILAVPNSGRGSSDAINVRYPTLYETGAEIAALELEIPNDGDDQPTWRLYRVLS